DNA from Actinomyces sp. oral taxon 897:
GGGCCCGCTGCGCCTCATCCGCTTTGTGCTGTTCTCCCCGGCCCTGCTGCGGGCCTTTGAGCGGGCCCTGGGGGACCCGGGCGGGCGGTAGGGCTCAACGCGCCCAGGGGAGGAGACGTACAGCCGGGGCCCCCGGGCGGGCTGCCAGCCAGCCGGGGTGGGTCCCCGACACCCGTCCGGGCGTTCTCACCCAGGACGTCGTGCCCCTGAGCGCAAGTGGGTCCTCGGCAACCCGGGCGTCCTGTGTCCCCGTGTCCCCGCGGCGGGGGCAGACGGGCCCCGGGCAGCCCGGTGCCTGACACGCACCGGGCGCCCCGGGCCGGCGCTACCTCCAGTCCCTCCTCTGACGGCGGTAGTAGCTGCCGCTGCCCCCGGAGACGAGGGAGACCAGGGCCGCGACCGCGCCGAAGAGCACGCCGGCGACCGGCCAGATGATCCAGCAGATGTCCCAGTACCCCAGGAACCCCCAGACCAGGAAGACCGCCGTGACCAGGGGCCAGTAGACGGCGGCGACGGCTCCGACCAGGGCGTTGGACCTGCCCGCGGTGGTGGTCGGCTGCCCCTCCTCGGTGAGGGTCTCGTAGGTGGAGGAGGCCCAGGAGACCGGCAGGAGGACCAGCAGGCCGGTCGCGACGAAGGCGAGGGTCAGGCAGACGCCGACGGCGAGGTAGATGCTGTGGTCGTACCGGCTGCCCAGGACGGCCGCGACCACGGTGGGGACCGGTGAGAGCATGAACAGCCCGACGGCGACCATGAGGGCCCGGGACCGGGGGCCCTCGTTGTCCGCCCGCAGGCGTGAGGCCCAGGCGGAGACCTCCTGGCTCTGCGTGAAGCGACCGTCGATCAGGTGCTCCAGGCCCAGGCCCACGAAGGCCTGGCGGCGACGCAGCAGGAGGAGGACGCCGACGATAATGCCCAGGAGGGTCAGGACCAGACCGACCAGGCTGGTCACGTCGTCGGCCGGCCCGGCGTGGTCGTCGGCCAGGCTGGCCAGGAGGATCAGGGGGCAGGGGGACATAATGATTACGGCCACCCCCCAGGCCAGCAGGCGGCTGGTGGACCGGCGGGCCTGGGCCAGGGCCTGGGCCTCGGACAGGGTGACCACGGGGTAGCCGCCGGGGTCCGCGGGCGCCCCCTGCGGCACACCCAGCGCCCCTTGCGGCACGCCCGGCGCCCCTGCACCGGGTACGGATCCCGCACCGGGCACGGACCCCGGTACGGCCCCCGCACCACCGGCCTGGGCCGAGCGCAGGTCGGGCAGGATACCCAGGGTGGGGGCGAGCTCCTCGAGGTTGCCGAAGTCGGTGATCACCTGGCCGACGGCCTCGTTGTGGGTCCTGCCCCGGCTGATGGCGTCAGAGTAGGCGTCCTCCATCATGGTGCGGAGCTCGGCCTTGGCCTCCAGGAGACGTGGGGTGGCGGGGTAGGGGGCGAACATGGCGTCGAGGAAGGTGTCTATGGCATCCATCAGTGGTGTCCTTGCGCGAATCTGTCGATAAGGGTCTTGGTGGCCTCCCACTCGGCGAGCTTGTCCGCCAGGTAGGCGGCGCCTGCGTCGGTGAGGCGGTAGTAGGTGCGGGGCTTGCCGGAGGCGGAGACGCTGGCGTAGGAGGACGTCAGCCCGGCGGCCTCCAGGCGCTTGAGCGCGGAGTAGAGGGTGGTCTGCTTCATGGTGTACTCGCCTGCTGAGACCCCGGTAATGGTCCTGGCGAGCTCGTAGGCGTAGGAGGGGCGGCGGCGTAGGAGGGTCAGCACAATGAGGTCGATGTAGCCGCGGATGGCGTCGGCGCTGATCACCGCGGGCTCCTTCCGGGTGGTGGTCGGGCTCGTGTCATGGTAGCAACGTACTACGTTACACGTAGTACGTCTAACGAATGCCGCCGTGTCCTGACGGCGGGGAGACCGCGTGGTCACAGGGGCACGGGTGTGCCGTACAGGAGGGCTGTGGTGCGGCCCCGGCGAGGCGGTGGAGCCGCGTGCCGGGCCCATGGGCCTACGTCGCCCCTACTCAGCGGGGGCGGGCGGCGTACTCAAGCACCGTCACGCCGTCCTCGTAGGTCTCAAACCAGTCGGTGGTGGCGCCGACGAGGTTGCGGACCCTGCCCCAGCGGGTGAGGGAGCGGTAGACGAGGTCGAGGACGGCGCGCACGTGGTCGGCGACGTACACCTCCCCGACGCCCGGGGGGACCACCAGGCCCTGGCGCTCCAGGTGCTCCTGGCCGCTCCCGATCGCGCCCGCGCCCTGGTGGAGCCGGCCTGGGTACTCGCGCCCGGTGGAGCTGGCCTCACGGAGCCGGCCTCAAGGGCGTCTGCCCCGGGCCGGAGGACGGGGAGCCTCCTTGAGCCCGGGTGGCTCAAGGCTGGAACACGCCTACCGCGAACAGCGACATGAGCCTGCAATCCACGTGGTTAGCCTTGTCAGCGCATGCAGCGCGTCGCCACCGTGGTGACGTCCCGGACCACGTCCGGCTCCGCCGTCGTCCCTGTCCCTGGCGATGAGACCCCAAACCGCATGCGCCGAGGAGAAACTACCGATGTTCGAACGCTTTACCGACCGAGCCCGCCGCGTCGTCGTCCTGGCCCAGGACGAGGCCCGCGCGCTCAACCACAACTACATCGGCACCGAGCACCTCCTCCTCGGCCTCATCCACGAGGGCGAGGGCGTGGCTGCCAAGGCCCTGGAGTCCATGGACATCTCCCTGGACGCCACCCGCACCCAGGTCATTGAGATCATCGGCGAGGGCCAGTCCGCCCCCACCGGGCACATCCCCTTCACCCCCCGGGCCAAGAAGGTCCTGGAGCTGTCCCTGCGCGAGGCCCTCCAGCTGGGGCACAACTACATCGGCACCGAGCACATCCTGCTCGGCCTGCTGCGCGAGGGCGAGGGCGTGGCCGCCCAGGTCCTGGCCAAGCTGGGGGTGGAGCTGCCTGCCGTGCGCCAGACCGTCATGCAGATGCTCTCCGGCTACGACGGCAAGGAGGCGGTCACCGCCGGCGCCCCCTCCAAGGAGGGCCAGCCCTCGGGCAGCGCCATCCTGGACCAGTTCGGCCGCAACCTCACCGCCGCCGCCCGCGAGGGCAAGCTGGACCCGGTCATCGGGCGCAAGAGGGAGATGGAGAGGGTCATGCAGATCCTCTCGCGGCGCACCAAGAACAACCCCGTCCTCATTGGGGAGCCCGGCGTGGGCAAGACCGCCGTCGTGGAGGGCCTGAGCCAGGCCATTGTCCACGGCGACGTCCCCGAGACCCTGCGCGACAAGCAGCTCTACTCCCTGGACATGGGCAGCCTCGTGGCCGGCTCGCGCTACCGCGGCGACTTCGAGGAGCGCCTCAAGAAGGTCCTCAAGGAGGTGCGCACCCGCGGGGACATTATCCTGTTCATTGACGAGATCCACACCCTGGTGGGCGCCGGGGCCGCCGAGGGGGCCGTGGACGCCGCCAGTATCCTCAAGCCCATGCTGGCCCGCGGCGAGCTCCAGACCATCGGGGCCACCACCCTGGAGGAGTACCGCAAGATCGAGAAGGACGCCGCCCTGGAGCGCCGCTTCCAGCCGGTGACCGTGGAGCAGCCCAGTATTGAGGAGACCATTGGCATCCTCACCGGGCTGCGCGACCGCTACGAGGCCTTCCACCGGGTGGTCATCACCGACGACGCCATCCAGGCCGCCGCCAAGCTCGCCGACCGCTACATTAACGACCGCTTCCTGCCCGACAAGGCCATCGACCTCATTGACGAGGCGGGCGCGCGCCTGCGCATCCGCCGTATGACCGCCCCCCAGGCCCTGCGCGACATCGACGACCAGATCGCCGCCGTCAAGCGGGAGAAGGAGAGCGCCATCGACGACCAGGACTTCGAGCGCGCCGCCGCCCTGCGCGACGACGAGCGCCGCCTGGCCGAGAAGCGCGCCGAGAAGGAGAAGGCCTGGAAGGACGGCGACCTGGACCAGGTGGCCGAGGTCGACGAGAACCTGGTCGCCGAGGTGCTGGCCATGACCACGGGCATCCCGGTGGTCAAGCTGACCGAGGCCGAGTCCGCCAAGCTCATCAATATGGAGTCCGAGCTCCACAAGCGCATTATCGGCCAGGACAAGGCCATCCAGGCCGTGTCCAAGTCGATCCGCCGCACCCGGGCGGGCCTGAAGGACCCCAAGCGCCCCGGCGGCTCCTTCATCTTCGCCGGCCCCACCGGCGTGGGCAAGACCGAGCTGGCCAAGGCCCTGGCGGAGTTCCTCTTCGACGACGAGGACGCCCTCATCCAGCTCGACATGAGCGAGTTCGCCGAGAAGCACACGGTCTCGCGCCTCTTCGGGGCGCCCCCCGGCTACGTCGGCTACGACGAGGGCGGCCAGCTCACCGAGAAGGTGCGGCGCCGGCCCTTCTCCGTGGTCCTGTTCGACGAGGTCGAGAAGGCCCACCCGGACATCTTCAACTCCCTGCTCCAGATCCTGGAGGACGGGCACCTGTCCGACGCCCAGGGGCGGGTGGTGGACTTCAAGAACACCGTCATTATTATGACCACCAACCTGGGCAGCAAGGACATTGGCAAGTCGGTGGCCACCGGGTTCCAGTCCACCGCCACCGGGGCCATGGACTACGAGGAGATGAAGGCCCACGTCAACCGTGAGCTCAAGCAGCAGTTCCGCCCCGAGTTCCTCAACCGCGTGGACGACCTCATTGTCTTCCCCCAGCTCACCCAGGCCGAGGTCCGCCAGATCGTGGACCTCATGCTGGCCCGGCTGGACAAGCGCCTGGCCGAGCAGGAGATGACCATCGAGCTCACCAAGGCCGCCAAGGACCTCCTGGCCGAGCGCGGCTTCGACCCGGTGCTGGGCGCCCGCCCCCTGCGCCGCGCCATCCAGCGCGATATCGAGGACGCC
Protein-coding regions in this window:
- a CDS encoding PadR family transcriptional regulator; amino-acid sequence: MISADAIRGYIDLIVLTLLRRRPSYAYELARTITGVSAGEYTMKQTTLYSALKRLEAAGLTSSYASVSASGKPRTYYRLTDAGAAYLADKLAEWEATKTLIDRFAQGHH
- a CDS encoding ATP-dependent Clp protease ATP-binding subunit translates to MFERFTDRARRVVVLAQDEARALNHNYIGTEHLLLGLIHEGEGVAAKALESMDISLDATRTQVIEIIGEGQSAPTGHIPFTPRAKKVLELSLREALQLGHNYIGTEHILLGLLREGEGVAAQVLAKLGVELPAVRQTVMQMLSGYDGKEAVTAGAPSKEGQPSGSAILDQFGRNLTAAAREGKLDPVIGRKREMERVMQILSRRTKNNPVLIGEPGVGKTAVVEGLSQAIVHGDVPETLRDKQLYSLDMGSLVAGSRYRGDFEERLKKVLKEVRTRGDIILFIDEIHTLVGAGAAEGAVDAASILKPMLARGELQTIGATTLEEYRKIEKDAALERRFQPVTVEQPSIEETIGILTGLRDRYEAFHRVVITDDAIQAAAKLADRYINDRFLPDKAIDLIDEAGARLRIRRMTAPQALRDIDDQIAAVKREKESAIDDQDFERAAALRDDERRLAEKRAEKEKAWKDGDLDQVAEVDENLVAEVLAMTTGIPVVKLTEAESAKLINMESELHKRIIGQDKAIQAVSKSIRRTRAGLKDPKRPGGSFIFAGPTGVGKTELAKALAEFLFDDEDALIQLDMSEFAEKHTVSRLFGAPPGYVGYDEGGQLTEKVRRRPFSVVLFDEVEKAHPDIFNSLLQILEDGHLSDAQGRVVDFKNTVIIMTTNLGSKDIGKSVATGFQSTATGAMDYEEMKAHVNRELKQQFRPEFLNRVDDLIVFPQLTQAEVRQIVDLMLARLDKRLAEQEMTIELTKAAKDLLAERGFDPVLGARPLRRAIQRDIEDALSEKILFGEIERGQKVLVDAVGEGLLGEFTFRGVPWERVSDEQAAINAAEETVASVEGAAVAAAEG
- a CDS encoding permease prefix domain 1-containing protein, which gives rise to MDAIDTFLDAMFAPYPATPRLLEAKAELRTMMEDAYSDAISRGRTHNEAVGQVITDFGNLEELAPTLGILPDLRSAQAGGAGAVPGSVPGAGSVPGAGAPGVPQGALGVPQGAPADPGGYPVVTLSEAQALAQARRSTSRLLAWGVAVIIMSPCPLILLASLADDHAGPADDVTSLVGLVLTLLGIIVGVLLLLRRRQAFVGLGLEHLIDGRFTQSQEVSAWASRLRADNEGPRSRALMVAVGLFMLSPVPTVVAAVLGSRYDHSIYLAVGVCLTLAFVATGLLVLLPVSWASSTYETLTEEGQPTTTAGRSNALVGAVAAVYWPLVTAVFLVWGFLGYWDICWIIWPVAGVLFGAVAALVSLVSGGSGSYYRRQRRDWR